The following nucleotide sequence is from Dialister pneumosintes.
TATATATCTCAACATGTCTAAATTTTTGCTGCATTCTCCATGAGGTATAACAATACGACGAGCTGAAATATATTCTTTTAATAACGAATTTTCTACTACTTCACCATATAAAGAATCTACAATATCATCAGTAACAATGGCAACTTTATCAAATGAATATTTATTTTTTATTAAAGAACCTATACCAGAAAGAAAATTTCTACCTATAAAAATAGAATAAGAATCATCTTGCAAATGAACATCTATTTTTTTCATAAAAATCTCCTTTCTTTAGATAAAACATCATTTTTCTATATTCTTATTGTATCATTATCTGTCTGCCGGCTAAATAATAAATAGCCATTTTTACATCTTTATTTTTCTGCTATAATAAATCCATTCTTTAATACTTACCATAGAAATGAGGTCTTTATGGATATATCTTTTTATTCCTATCTTATTGTTTGTCCTCTTACTTTTTTAGCCGGATTTATCGATGCAGTTGCCGGTGGCGGCGGACTTATTTCCATACCTGCTTTTATGATGACAGGTATGCCCATGCATGCTGTTATAGGTACCAATAAACTATCTTCTTCCATGGGAACAACTTTAGCTACTTATAAATATGCTAAAAATGGATATATTACATGGAAAATCGCTTTATATTGTACGATTTGTGCTTTTTTAGGCTCTTTCACAGGTTCTCATTTAGCACTTTTATTAGATCAATCTCTATTTAAAATTATTATTCTTTTTATTCTTCCATTAACTGCTTTTTATGTACTAAGAGGGAATTCTTTTTCTTCCGAAGCAGTGCCATATGAAGAAAAAAAGACCATTATTATTTCAATGATTTGTTCCTTACTTATAGGTATTTATGATGGTTTTTACGGCCCGGGTACAGGTACCTTTCTTATTTTATTATTAACCGGATTAGCTCATATGAAACTGACTACTGCTAACGGTGTTTCTAAATTCATTAATTTAACTACCAATTACACTGCACTCGCTGTATTTTTAGCCAATGGGAATGTATATATGATGCTCGGACTCATAGCCGGTGCATTCAATATATTAGGTAATTGGCTCGGAGCCAAAGCTTTTGAAAAGGGTGGTGTTCGTACTGTCAAACCGATTATTATCATTGTACTTACACTTTTCTTTATTAAAACTATTTTTGAAATGATTTCAACATGAACTAAAAAGACCGGTAAATACCGGTCTTTTTTTTACCACTTTTTTTCTCGAAGTTGTGTAAATTTTTCCTGAGCTTCCTGTTCTGTGATTTCTTCCATCGGTTTATGTATGAGAAGAGATAATAATTTTCTTTTATTATTTATAATATCGACTCGATTATAAATTTGTTCTTCACATTGCAATACTACAAATTCATGTGCCTCTGCATATTCACGATAAGAGCAAGGAATAACATGTGATACCATTTCGTATCCATAATGCGTATATTTTTTTAATAAAGAAATAATTTGATTTCTTTTTTTTATAGAAGTTTTTCGTATACAAGCATCACAACATACTTTTTCAGGTTCTATTAAAGTTCCACAACTTACACAAGCACGATATCCCTCTTTTAATTGTCCTTTTCTTTTTTTTAACGTATCTTCCATCATCTGAGAAAAAATAGGAACTAAGGAATCATGTGAAACATGCACAGCAACCCATTCTTCTATCCATTTTTTCTCTTCTTTTGATAATTCGGTACTGCATATTTTCTTTTCCAATAAACGACGTGCATTAATACTATCTACTGTGCTTTTAGGCTTATTTTTAGTTTCTTTAGTTCCTATACGAAAACGTATATCTTTAAAACGTTTTCCAAAAGAATCTTGTTGTATCTTAGCTAAAATTTGTTCTTTCATCATAGTTAATTGATGAATCCATACAGAATTAGTAGCTTGTACATATAAAGTAGAGTCTGTAGCACCGGAAATATAGGATTCTTTCGCAAGAACTTCTCCTACAAAATCTATCCATTTTTGCCTAAAAAGAAAATACTGAAAACCATCGCTTTCCATAAATCTTCTATGCTTTTCGGATAAAATATCTGATGCTTTTTGAAAAAATCCTTTAC
It contains:
- a CDS encoding sulfite exporter TauE/SafE family protein, which produces MDISFYSYLIVCPLTFLAGFIDAVAGGGGLISIPAFMMTGMPMHAVIGTNKLSSSMGTTLATYKYAKNGYITWKIALYCTICAFLGSFTGSHLALLLDQSLFKIIILFILPLTAFYVLRGNSFSSEAVPYEEKKTIIISMICSLLIGIYDGFYGPGTGTFLILLLTGLAHMKLTTANGVSKFINLTTNYTALAVFLANGNVYMMLGLIAGAFNILGNWLGAKAFEKGGVRTVKPIIIIVLTLFFIKTIFEMIST
- a CDS encoding DUF721 domain-containing protein, with translation MSYQSKGFFQKASDILSEKHRRFMESDGFQYFLFRQKWIDFVGEVLAKESYISGATDSTLYVQATNSVWIHQLTMMKEQILAKIQQDSFGKRFKDIRFRIGTKETKNKPKSTVDSINARRLLEKKICSTELSKEEKKWIEEWVAVHVSHDSLVPIFSQMMEDTLKKRKGQLKEGYRACVSCGTLIEPEKVCCDACIRKTSIKKRNQIISLLKKYTHYGYEMVSHVIPCSYREYAEAHEFVVLQCEEQIYNRVDIINNKRKLLSLLIHKPMEEITEQEAQEKFTQLREKKW